ATCTTTTTTCACAGCAGCGAATCCTGAAAGAGAAAGCGTCGGAATACTTAAAAACATTGCTGTGGCTAATAGTAAATATATTGGCTTCTTCGTCATACCTTTTTCCCTATAGGTAGGCTCTAGATTCTTTCTAGATTTCGTGCTCATGTTTTTGAAAGACTGTAAATCCTAATACTTTTTAAATGCGTACTTTATAAAGTATAGCAAGTCACATGCCTTTTCGAATATAATCACGAAAAGCGAATTATATTGTAGCAAGATATTACTACAAAGAATTTTTATCTTAAGAAGTTTCAGGATGTGAATTTATATCTTCTTAAAAAGAATCTGGAAAAAAGAAGAAATAGTGAGCTATTTTCCTAAATTTATAAACTCCTATGATTATAAAAAATATACTGTAATTACATATGTAAGCAATTATAGATAAATAGCTTACAAACACTACAGCGAACGAAATACAGCTTCTACAGTTTCTCCGATGAGGGCTGGAGATTCAACCACAGAGACTCCCGCTCTTCTTAAAGCTTCTTTCTTACTTTTTGCATCTCCAGAATTTCCTGAGATGATAGCTCCGGCATGTCCCATGCGTTTCCCTTTAGGAGCAGTTTCCCCTGCAATAAAGGCTACAACGGGTTTCGTGCAGTAGGTTTGGATCCATTCTGCAGCTTCTTCCTCAGCGCTACCTCCGATTTCTCCAATCATCAAGATAAGCTCTGTTTGAGAATCATTTTGAAATTCTTCAAGGACATCAATAAATGAAGTTCCATTTAGAGGATCTCCCCCTATGCCAATGCATACACTTTGTCCTATGCTCCGTTGTGTAAGCTGCCAAACAGCTTCATACGTTAAAGTACCTGATCTAGAAACCACACCTACATTTCCAGGAAGATGGATATATCCTGGCATAATACCAATTTTACATGCTCCAGGTTTAATAATTCCTGGACAATTAGGACCTATAAGTCGAGAAGCACTATATTGCATAACATGGCTTACTTCGAGCATATCTTTTACTGGAATACCTTCCGTAATGCAGACAATTAGATCAATCCCCGCATCCTCAGCCTCTAGAATAGCTTCTGCAGCATAAGCAGGAGGAACAAAAATCATTGTTACCTGGCAATTAGTAGCTTGTTTTGCTTCTAATACAGAATCATAAACAGGAAGATTTAAATGCTCAGTTCCTCCCTTTCCTGGAGTCACTCCAGCAACGAAATTAGATCCATAAGCTAAACATTGCTCAGTATGAAATGAACCTGCTTTACCTGTAATTCCTTGAGTGATTATCGGTATTTGTTTACTTAATGAGCAAAACATAGAGCTCCTTAAACTTGTTTACTTAATGCTACAGCAAGCTGTGCACCTTCATTTAAGGAATCTGTGAATTGGCAGGGGATTCCTGAACGTTGTACAATATCTTTTCCTAATTCTACATTTGTTCCTTCTAAACGCACTACTGTAGGAATGATGTTTTCTCTGGTTTGCATAACAGCAATCAGTCCTGAGGCAACCGCAGAACAATCCATAATTCCACCAAAGATATTGATAAAAAGAACTTCTACATTTTCATCTGAGAGCACTAAAGAAACAGCTTCTTGGATTTGCTGCTCTGTAGCACTTCCTCCTACATCAAGAAAATTCGCTGCAGATCCACCATGAATTTTAAGAATATCTAACGTGCTCATAGCTAATCCTGCACCGTTTACTAAACAGCCGATATTGCCCTCTAGAGCAATGTAGGAAAGTCCTATCTGTTTAGCAAGTACATCGCGGACATTTTCTTGAGAAGGATCGTATAATACTTCAAGTTTCGGATGACGATATAGAGCATTGTCATCAATAGTTACTTTAGCATCTAAAACGAGAAGATCTCCTTCTTGAGTAAGTACTAAAGGATTGATTTCAAGAAGAAAAGCATCATTATCATAGAAACATTGCACAAGCTTTTTAATTAGCTGTACACCTTGTTTCCCTATATCCCCCTCCCAATTCATAAATTTAATAATCTGTCGAAGTTGATAATTGTATATACGAGCAAAAGGCGTTAGAGGTACCGTAAGCAGCTGATCAGGATATTTCTGGGCAACTTCTTCGATATCAACACCGCCTGCTTTTGATAACATAATCGCTGGACAACGGTTTTTCCTATCCATAATCACTGCGAGGTAATACTCAGTAGCAATATTTACCAAAGGGGTAATAAGAACTTTCTCTACGGGAAGGGCTTCTCCAGAAGTTTGGTTGCTTACGAAACGCATATGTAATAACTTCTCAATAGCTGCCAAAATATCAGAAGAAGATTTAGCAACGATTACACCACCATTTTTCCCTCGACCTCCCGCATGTACTTGTACTTTAACAACGCCTGCGCTTATACCCAACTCCTTAAGTATCTGTTGCCCTTCTTCAAGAGAAGAGGCTACACGATAAGGAGGAATAGCAATATCGTAAGAAATTAAAAGATCCTTAGCTTGGTATTCATGAAGGTGCATAAATAACCCTTTGAATTTTCCTCCTTATCTTGTATCATTTCTTTTACTTCAACTAACTTTGCTCTAATCTGTGTTCAAGTTCTTTAGTAGCAAGATTCAGTCTTTATTTAAAAAATCCCTCTCTACAGATCTTCTAGAATTTACAGAAAGTTTATTTTATGAAGCAGATTTTGGTTCAGATCTAACTGAAGAGCTGTGTTCTCGATTACGTAAGTGCCGCAAGCCCGATGAATCTACCGTTAAAGATCTTGTCTGCGCGTTACTTCGTGAAACAGTAGCCAATCTTCCTCGTATAGAGCCCTCTAACATACAAGAACCCTTTGTATCCTTAATGTTAGGAACAAATGGATCTGGGAAAACCACAACAGTGGCTAAGCTAGCACACCATTATCAATCTCGATCAGAAAAAGTCATGATTGTCGCTACCGACACTTTTCGTAGTGCGGGCATGGATCAGATGCGTTGTTGGGCTGAAAAATTAGGTTGTGGATTTGTATCTGGAAAACCTGGTGGCGATCCTGCCGCTATTGCTTACGATGGCATTGCTTCTGCTATATCCCGAGATTACGATCGTGTACTTATAGACACTTCAGGTCGTTTACATACTCATACCAATTTATTGAATGAGCTATCAAAAATTGTTTCCGTTTGCGATAAAGTGCATCCAGGATCTCCCCACGAAAGGCTCATGACTATAGATGCAACTTTAGGGGGAAACATTATTGAGCAAGTTCGTGTTTTCCACGATACTATTCCTCTATCTGGACTAATCCTTACTAAAGTTGATGGTTCTGCTAAGGGTGGAACTTTGTTTCGCGTAGCGAAACAATTGAAGATCCCTACAAAATTCGTCGGTTACGGCGAACTTATTGGGGATCTTGAAGAATTTCATATAGATAGGTTCTTGGAAAAACTTTTCCCTTCTTCTTAAACTTATATTTTTAGTTTCTTTTTCCTGAGGAAGAGAAAATCTGTAGAAGATACCAAAATATCATAATGACGTTGCAATACATCTTTAATGCCATGATTAAAGATAGCTTGTAGCTTAAATCGCCATCGTTACCTACATTCTGAGCTACCTTACGGATTGCTTGAGCATCCACAACAGTCAATCCTACAAAAATTGCTAATCCTAGATAGCAAATCAATAAGTAGAAAATGGGCATGTAAACAAATATAGATACCAATGCGAATATGACCGATACTACCATTAAACCAATCAGAGCAAACATCAATATGCTACTCATCTGTGTAAGATCGCTTTTGGTAAAAGCTCCATAAGCAGCCGACAAACCAAAAATCAATCCTGCAGATCCGAAGGCAGCCCAAACGATTCCTCCGCCATACTGAGCAGCATAAACAGGAACTAGTGTTCCAAAGAACAACCCCTCTAAAGCAGAATAGGCTAAAAACAATCCCATAACTGCAGGAACAGAAAGCTTATGAATCTTAGCATTGATGTAAAAAGATACTCCTAAAGTAGCAATACACCAAA
This portion of the Chlamydia crocodili genome encodes:
- the sucC gene encoding ADP-forming succinate--CoA ligase subunit beta; amino-acid sequence: MHLHEYQAKDLLISYDIAIPPYRVASSLEEGQQILKELGISAGVVKVQVHAGGRGKNGGVIVAKSSSDILAAIEKLLHMRFVSNQTSGEALPVEKVLITPLVNIATEYYLAVIMDRKNRCPAIMLSKAGGVDIEEVAQKYPDQLLTVPLTPFARIYNYQLRQIIKFMNWEGDIGKQGVQLIKKLVQCFYDNDAFLLEINPLVLTQEGDLLVLDAKVTIDDNALYRHPKLEVLYDPSQENVRDVLAKQIGLSYIALEGNIGCLVNGAGLAMSTLDILKIHGGSAANFLDVGGSATEQQIQEAVSLVLSDENVEVLFINIFGGIMDCSAVASGLIAVMQTRENIIPTVVRLEGTNVELGKDIVQRSGIPCQFTDSLNEGAQLAVALSKQV
- a CDS encoding Bax inhibitor-1/YccA family protein; the encoded protein is MGLYDRDYAQESRLPGTFTSRVYGWMTAGLAVTTFVSLGLYFSGMYKSLFAFWWIWCIATLGVSFYINAKIHKLSVPAVMGLFLAYSALEGLFFGTLVPVYAAQYGGGIVWAAFGSAGLIFGLSAAYGAFTKSDLTQMSSILMFALIGLMVVSVIFALVSIFVYMPIFYLLICYLGLAIFVGLTVVDAQAIRKVAQNVGNDGDLSYKLSLIMALKMYCNVIMIFWYLLQIFSSSGKRN
- the ftsY gene encoding signal recognition particle-docking protein FtsY, translated to MFKFFSSKIQSLFKKSLSTDLLEFTESLFYEADFGSDLTEELCSRLRKCRKPDESTVKDLVCALLRETVANLPRIEPSNIQEPFVSLMLGTNGSGKTTTVAKLAHHYQSRSEKVMIVATDTFRSAGMDQMRCWAEKLGCGFVSGKPGGDPAAIAYDGIASAISRDYDRVLIDTSGRLHTHTNLLNELSKIVSVCDKVHPGSPHERLMTIDATLGGNIIEQVRVFHDTIPLSGLILTKVDGSAKGGTLFRVAKQLKIPTKFVGYGELIGDLEEFHIDRFLEKLFPSS
- the sucD gene encoding succinate--CoA ligase subunit alpha: MFCSLSKQIPIITQGITGKAGSFHTEQCLAYGSNFVAGVTPGKGGTEHLNLPVYDSVLEAKQATNCQVTMIFVPPAYAAEAILEAEDAGIDLIVCITEGIPVKDMLEVSHVMQYSASRLIGPNCPGIIKPGACKIGIMPGYIHLPGNVGVVSRSGTLTYEAVWQLTQRSIGQSVCIGIGGDPLNGTSFIDVLEEFQNDSQTELILMIGEIGGSAEEEAAEWIQTYCTKPVVAFIAGETAPKGKRMGHAGAIISGNSGDAKSKKEALRRAGVSVVESPALIGETVEAVFRSL